A stretch of Onychomys torridus chromosome 2, mOncTor1.1, whole genome shotgun sequence DNA encodes these proteins:
- the Pnisr gene encoding arginine/serine-rich protein PNISR isoform X4 — MWDQGGQPWQQWPLNQQQWMQSFQHQQDPSQIDWAALAQAWIAQREASGQQSIVEQPPGMMPNGQDMPPMESGPNNHGNFQGDSNFNRMWQPEWGMHQQPPHPPPDQPWMPPTPGPMDIVPPSEDSNSQDSGEFAPDNRHIFNQNNHNFGGPPDNFAVGPVNQFDYQDLQDLQHLPRIEESGHHHSGTGSVHQLHFL; from the exons ATGTGGGATCAAGGAGGACAGCCTTGGCAGCAATGGCCCCTGAACCAGCAGCAGTGGATGCAGTCATTTCAGCACCAGCAGGATCCAA GCCAGATTGACTGGGCTGCTTTGGCCCAAGCTTGGATCGCACAAAGAGAAGCTTCAGGACAGCAAAGCATCGTAGAGCAACCACCAGGAATGATGCCAAATGGACAGGATATGCCTCCAATGGAGTCTGGTCCAAATAATCATGGGAATTTTCAAGGGGATTCAAATTTTAACAGAATGTGGCAACCAG AATGGGGAATGCATCAGCAGCCCCCACACCCCCCTCCAGATCAGCCATGGATGCCACCAACACCAGGCCCAATGGACATTGTTCCTCCTTCTGAAGACAGCAACAGTCAGGACAGTGGGGAATTTGCCCCTGACAACAGGCATATATTTAACCAGAACAATCACAACTTTGGTGGACCACCTGATAATTTTGCAGTGGGGCCGGTGAACCAGTTTGACTATCAG GACCTCCAGGACCTCCAGCACCTGCCCAGAATCGAAGAGAGCGGCCACCATCATTCAGGGACCGGCAGCGTTCACCAATTGCActtcctgtga
- the Pnisr gene encoding arginine/serine-rich protein PNISR isoform X5 → MWDQGGQPWQQWPLNQQQWMQSFQHQQDPSQIDWAALAQAWIAQREASGQQSIVEQPPGMMPNGQDMPPMESGPNNHGNFQGDSNFNRMWQPGWQGLGTLETSLGI, encoded by the exons ATGTGGGATCAAGGAGGACAGCCTTGGCAGCAATGGCCCCTGAACCAGCAGCAGTGGATGCAGTCATTTCAGCACCAGCAGGATCCAA GCCAGATTGACTGGGCTGCTTTGGCCCAAGCTTGGATCGCACAAAGAGAAGCTTCAGGACAGCAAAGCATCGTAGAGCAACCACCAGGAATGATGCCAAATGGACAGGATATGCCTCCAATGGAGTCTGGTCCAAATAATCATGGGAATTTTCAAGGGGATTCAAATTTTAACAGAATGTGGCAACCAG GCTGGCAGGGGCTGGGAACACTGGAAACCTCACTTGGCATCTAG